One Mesorhizobium loti genomic window carries:
- a CDS encoding type III effector Hrp-dependent outer domain-containing protein produces MQDLLLSYYGDDLTGSTDVMEALELGGVPTVLFMRQPDEAQLAQFSHCRAVGLAGTSRSETPLWMDTHLKEAFAWLNTLNAAICHYKVCSTFDSSPTIGNIGRAIEIGRAVFAQGSVPLLVGAPQLKRYTAFGHLFAAYRDRYYRIDRHPVMSRHPATPMDEADLLIHLSRQTALPSGLLDLATLRSANRSAAFDRLAEDGAAIVLIDVDSPESQGLAGKEIWRSRKPGGSFVVGSSGVEYALLAEWAETAAVRAESRFSPPGSAGRVAVVSGSCSPTTERQIRHALTDGFDGIEVDPIELVSEVSELAIARAAARGRSSLEAGRSVILYTALGPAADRGAEIDREQGARHKLGRGLGTLLRQLTEEQDLKRVIIAGGDTSSHALGQMGVDALTVRMPLPASPGSPLCVAHSRIKVIEGLEVALKGGQVGTDRYFSAIRDGVGG; encoded by the coding sequence ATGCAGGACCTTCTGCTCAGCTATTATGGCGACGACCTCACCGGATCGACCGATGTGATGGAGGCGCTGGAGCTCGGTGGCGTTCCGACGGTGCTGTTCATGCGCCAGCCGGACGAAGCGCAGCTGGCGCAGTTCTCGCATTGCCGTGCAGTCGGCCTGGCCGGCACCAGCCGCAGCGAGACGCCGCTGTGGATGGACACGCATCTCAAGGAGGCCTTCGCATGGCTGAATACGCTGAACGCCGCCATCTGCCACTACAAGGTCTGCTCGACCTTCGATTCCAGCCCGACGATCGGCAACATCGGCCGGGCGATCGAGATCGGCCGCGCGGTGTTCGCACAGGGCAGCGTGCCGCTGCTGGTCGGCGCACCGCAGCTCAAGCGCTACACCGCCTTCGGCCACCTGTTCGCGGCCTATCGCGATCGATATTACCGCATCGACCGCCATCCGGTGATGAGCCGCCATCCGGCGACGCCAATGGACGAGGCTGACCTTCTGATCCATCTGTCGCGGCAGACCGCTCTGCCCTCGGGATTGCTCGACCTGGCGACGCTGCGTTCGGCCAACCGGTCGGCCGCCTTTGATCGCCTCGCTGAGGATGGCGCCGCGATCGTCCTCATCGATGTCGACAGTCCGGAAAGCCAGGGGCTTGCCGGCAAGGAGATATGGCGCAGCCGCAAGCCCGGCGGCTCCTTCGTCGTCGGCTCGTCCGGCGTCGAGTACGCGCTACTCGCCGAATGGGCGGAGACTGCCGCCGTTCGCGCCGAGTCCCGCTTTTCGCCACCGGGCTCTGCCGGCCGCGTCGCGGTGGTTTCGGGCAGCTGCTCGCCGACCACGGAACGGCAGATCCGCCATGCGCTGACCGACGGATTCGATGGGATCGAAGTTGATCCGATCGAACTGGTCTCGGAGGTTTCCGAACTGGCGATCGCGCGCGCGGCCGCGCGCGGCCGCTCCAGCCTGGAAGCCGGGCGCAGCGTCATCCTCTACACGGCACTCGGACCTGCCGCTGATCGCGGCGCCGAGATCGACCGTGAGCAAGGCGCCCGCCACAAGCTCGGCCGCGGCCTCGGCACGCTGCTGCGGCAACTGACCGAAGAGCAGGACCTGAAGCGCGTCATCATCGCCGGCGGCGACACATCCAGCCACGCGCTGGGACAGATGGGCGTCGACGCGCTGACGGTCAGGATGCCGTTGCCGGCGTCACCCGGCTCGCCGCTCTGCGTTGCCCATTCGCGCATCAAGGTGATCGAGGGGCTAGAGGTGGCGTTGAAGGGCGGGCAGGTCGGCACCGACCGCTACTTCTCAGCGATCCGTGATGGCGTGGGCGGTTGA